A genomic stretch from Natranaerobius trueperi includes:
- a CDS encoding stage V sporulation protein S has translation MEVLKVSTKSEPKSVAGAISAIIRENGSAEMQCVGAGAINQAVKAIAIARGFVSPNGIDLICIPAFSEIEIDGEERTAIKFHLEPRF, from the coding sequence ATGGAAGTACTAAAAGTATCTACAAAATCAGAACCCAAGTCAGTAGCTGGAGCAATATCTGCTATAATTAGAGAAAATGGTTCTGCTGAGATGCAATGTGTTGGAGCAGGGGCAATAAATCAGGCAGTAAAAGCAATTGCTATTGCTCGTGGTTTTGTTTCACCTAATGGTATTGATCTTATTTGTATTCCTGCCTTTAGTGAAATTGAAATTGATGGTGAAGAGAGAACTGCTATTAAATTTCATCTAGAACCAAGGTTTTAA